One Setaria italica strain Yugu1 chromosome I, Setaria_italica_v2.0, whole genome shotgun sequence DNA window includes the following coding sequences:
- the LOC101779114 gene encoding non-specific lipid transfer protein-like 1: protein MARLGLGLLAAVAVLALASGAASQAPAPAPSSSVDCGAAVTGLLPCLSYVQQGSSQGKPAMECCAGVKGALKSPATVACLCAAFKQKYPIAINMTRAATLPAACGEDQAAFSKCNIKVPGAPTEGPAPASGSAPAASSPGASKSAAARSPVSAFAVVAAVAAPLLSYYYL from the exons ATGgcgcgcctcggcctcggcctgcTCGCGGCGGTGGCCGTCCTCGCGCTGGCGTCCGGCGCGGCGtcgcaggcgccggcgccggccccgtcGTCATCGGTGGACTGCGGGGCGGCGGTGACGGGGCTCCTCCCGTGCCTCTCGTACGTGCAGCAGGGGAGCTCGCAGGGCAAGCCGGCCATGGAGTGCTGCGCCGGCGTCAAGGGCGCCCTCAAGAGCCCGGCCACCGTCGCCTGCCTCTGCGCCGCATTCAAACAGAAGTACCCCATCGCGATCAACATGACCCGCGCCGCCACGCTGCCCGCCGCGTGCGGCGAGGACCAGGCCGCCTTCAGCAAGTGCAACA TCAAAGTGCCCGGCGCCCCTACTGAAG GTCCTGCACCTGCTTCTGGATCGGCACCTGCCGCCAGCAGCCCAGGCGCATCGAAGTCGGCGGCAGCCCGATCGCCGGTCTCAGCGTTCGCCGTCGTAGCCGCTGTGGCCGCGCCTCTGCTCTCTTACTACTACCTCTGA